The Arabidopsis thaliana chromosome 5, partial sequence genomic interval CAGCTTGGTTTGCAGATCTTGGAGCCTTTCCAGATACATAAGTAAGCTCATTGCTGAACTTGGTGTTGGAAGCTCTCAACGCAGTGGCCAGAGACGCCATTTGCTCTAGCCTCCTTTGAGGATCATTGCTAGGATTGTATGGAAGAagccttctcttcttctttgacatCACCAAGCTAGTCTTTTTCCGTTTCTTCCCAATACTATCTGCAAACATTTCACTATTCAGATTAATATTTCTAGGGATTTAGATTTCTAATCTGCAAAATTACATACCTGAAGAACTTGAGATTTGAGATGAATCTGGAGACCGCTTAATCCGGAAGAAATCTATAATTTTAGTCTGAATAAGAGGGAAAGCTGCAGATTTACAAAACTTTTCATTAGTAATTCAGCAACAGTGTAATCCAAAACCTGATCTAGTAGTGTTAAATCTGAATCAAATTcgcaaaatcaaatcaaagacagAGATCAAGAAACCCAGAAGAATCCTAAAATCTAAAGCTCAACAATAAACATATCCTAATCAAAAGAAGGAAGCTTTGAAATTAGAGTCATGTGGGTATAGTGAAAAAGCTTACATTTAGGGATCTGATGTTTGGAACAAGAAGGGCAGAACCAAGAGCCTTTGGGAACTGAAACGAGGATCGGTCTGAGACAGAAAAGATGAAACCCTTTATCGCATTTGTCGCAAAGAAGCAGCTTTGCTGGTTGTTTACCGGAACTGCATTCTTCGCAGACTGTATCCCAATCGGAATCGGAATCATGATCCGACATGTGTTGCGGTGGTTCGGATCTAGGGTTTGACGCTTGTGTTCTCCTTCGCCTCACAGCCACCATTCTTACACTTATTGATTTaccagagaaagagagagagtgagagattATAAATGTGAGATCTAGCCGAGGTTGAGTAGAAGAGTTCGCGCTCTGGATTCACCGGATTTTCCCGGGGAATTTTAATTTGGCGCCACTGTTACGGTTTCCCGATTTGCAGACtggtttattttggttttatctaACCGATTTTGAGAAATTAGGATTAGATCGgttcatatattttggttgTTCGGTTCGGTTCAATTTGATTATCCCACCGGACAAACCAAAACCGACATAAGACTCTCCTTCAATGTAACTTTCAACTAAATTGATTTTGCTCTTTGAACGATGGAGACCAATCTAAAGATCTATCTAGTTTCATCCACCGACTCGTCCGAGTTCACTCACCTGAAATGGTCTTTCACTCGTTCTACGATCATCGCCTTAGACGCCGAATGGAAGCCACAACACTCCAATACGTCGTCGTTTCCGACCGTCACTCTCCTCCAAGTCGCATGCCGACTCAGTCACGCCACGGATGTCTCCGATGTCTTCCTCATTGATTTGAGTTCGATTCATCTTCCATCGGTTTGGGAGCTGTTGAATGATATGTTCGTGTCGCCGGATGTTCTGAAACTAGGGTTTCGGTTTAAACAGGATTTGGTTTACTTGTCTTCGACATTTACTCAACATGGATGTGAAGGTGGATTCCAAGAGGTGATTTGCTTTTGAAAGTCTTGAACTTTGCTTCGTAGTGTTAGTTTAAGCTAATTGTAGTCGAATTCTTATCAAAGTTTTAACCTTTAGCTCTGTTATATTCTCTTGTACTTAAAGTTCTTGTGTTTGGATCACGTGTGGTGTTTATAGATAGGTAAGTAttgatttgtgtgtttattgACTTCTGTTGAAAGTAGATTGttgaattgtgtttttcttttatttgccTTTTTAGGTTATGTTGCTTTAAAACTCTATGTTTGTGATTGTTGATGTGAATAGGTGAAACAATACTTGGATATTACAAGCATATACAATTATCTGCAACATAAGCGGTTTGGGAGAAAGGCGCCAAAGGATATCAAGAGCTTGGCTGCTATATGTAAGGAAATGCTGGacatctctctctcaaagGTTTGTCAATGATTCCTGCAAGAATTTGACTTTTCGTGAAACGTACTGTTAATAAGGCTTTTCTTAACAGGTTTTTATTCTTTAGGAACTTCAATGTAGTGATTGGTCATATCGTCCTCTTACAGAAGAACAGAAACTATACGCTGCCACAGATGCTCACTGCCTGCTCCAGATATTCGATGTATTTGAGGCGCATCTTGTTGAAGGAATCACAGTGCAAGATCTTAGAGTGATAAATGTTGGCTTACAAGAAATTCTGACTGAATCGGACTATAGCAGTAAGATTGTCACAGTCAAACTTTGCAAGGCTACAGATGTAATCAGATCAATGTCGGAAAATGGTCAAAACATAGCCAATGGAGTGGTTCCAAGAAAAACGACACTAAACACGATGCCAATGGATGAGAATTTGTTGAAGATTGTCAGGAAGTTTGGAGAACGGATCCTGTTGAAGGAGTCTGATCTTCTACCAAAGAaacttaagaagaaaacaagaagacgTGTCGCCTCAAGCACTATGAACACAAATAAGCAGTTGGTCTGTTCTGCGGACTGGCAAGGTCCACCGCCATGGGACTCATCTTTAGGCGGTGATGGCTGCCCTAAATTTCTATTGGATGTGATGgtatttgaatcaatttctgttttctgttgctcttttgtttcttggttttatttaattagagGACAAGAATTTGATTTCACCTATTTagtatctttgtttttgaatctaacCATTTTCAGTAGAATCCATGTGGTATCATAATCAGTTTCTTGTAAAACTACTTTATAGGTTGAAGGTTTGGCGAAACATCTACGTTGTGTGGGGATTGATGCTGCAATCCCACACTCAAAGAAGCCGGATTCAAGGTACTTTATCCTAAAGCTGCTATTAAAGTTTTTCTGTGACATGGGGTTTTGATCACAATATCTGTATAGGATTGATTTTCTAATTGTGATGTTGACACAAATGCCAGGGAGTTGCTTGATCAAGCATTCAAAGAGAACAGAGTTCTATTAACAAGAGATACAAAATTGTTGAGACACCAGGATTTGGCAAAGCATCAAATATATCGAGTAAAGAGTCTTCTTAAAAATGAGCAGCTACTTGAGGTACAAACAAAGTTAATTTTCAACGTATAAGCTGTTATGCAAGATCTGTGATGTGGCATGATTTGGTTTACTagatttattaatcaaaaaggACACATACCCTGGAAATTTTGCTTTAAAGAATAGGATCTCTCAAGACACTagttaacaaatttatttttaacctTACTTTCTGGGTGGAACATTTTCTACACTACCTGTAATTATGGCATGCTTGGATTCACCGAGCCAAAATAACCTCGTCCACTCACTGTGCAACCACTTTTCTTACATTCAGTAGAATGATTACGGATTTTTTGTGAATTACTGAAACAAATAAGCTTCGCAGGTGATAGAGACTTTCCAGCTAAAGATCAGCGGAAATCAGCTGATGTCCAGATGTACGAAGTGCAATGGGAAATTTATTCAGAAACCTCTAAGCATTGAAGAAGCTATTGAAGCAGCAAAGGGTTTCCAAAGAATACCCAACTgcttatttaacaaaaatttagaGTTTTGGCAGTGCATGAACTGCCATCAACTATACTGGGAGGTAAGTCACCTACCCCATCTTTTGCCGTTGTGCATTATAGTTCTTGAACGAGTATACCTTGTGTCAAAAAATCATCTGGTCCATCTATGTTAGTTGTTTTGCTGATTGAACAGTCAAATTTTAGTTGCCTAACGATATTTATCAAATCAGTGATCCaattaatatttgtatgaAGTCTTAGTTGGTGAATTGaatcttgatttctttaaaacatCTTCATGTGTTCATGTCTTAGAGCAGAAATCATCTCCACAAGATTCATAACTTCCTATATAGCTCTGATCTGTTCTGTCTCTAATAGTCAGTGTCCGACATATTTAATGTTTGTTATGTGGTTTCAGGGAACTCAGTATCATAACGCAGTCCAGAAGTTCATGGAAGTATGCAAGTTGAGTGAGtgattcactttttttttttttttttgggtttttacaattttggtGAAGTGTTCAATCTCTCGTTACCTCAGTTCctcaaatgtttttattttatatcaaacGTCTCTAAGCAAACAAGATGTGTTTGTAACTTGTGTCGTTTGCACACATGTGTTCCAGAGGTTATTAACCGTGTACaaatgttttagtttgttttacAAAGTTGAACACATTACTATCTTATGAGAAGAATAGACTTGTAGTATTTTCTATTTACCAGTTAAATTCTTGCATAATTTTCAAAGTggaatattattttcaatatgCTTTCTTGAGATGATGGCTTTTCTAGCCGTAGATTCATGCATTTTAAATATGATGATATACCAAATTTAGGTATTGTGGATTGGATTGGTCTAGTTCATTAGTTAGGCAAAAAATTTAACCTCATCAAATCAACATTACCTCTCTTCCTAATTTTCTCCATTGAATTCTTGTtcaaccattttttttctttcactagCAAATACGGTGATGAACTCGAAAATGATATCTTTGCGACAGATGAATTAACCGGTATAATTGGAAAGCGTTTCTTGAGCATCAGTGTTCCTACTTGAGGAAGAGTTGTCTTGTAGACCTAAACAAGAGATCAATTGCCCCAACACGAAACTATGTAGATCAAATAAGTATTTAGTTCACTCTTCTTTGCTCACTTCAAATATGTTTTAGACTTATTAGAAAATCCGGTGAGTCAGATATTCGACGGGCACATTCACATCGGAATTAATAGTTTCATAGGGTGTTGTCTCTTAAATTTGGACCGACCGGTTGGATTGCCTATCTGCcgtataaagaaaataagacaAGAGAACATTAATTTCATGGTTGAACCGGACGGTTCTTGGCTAAATTGAACCGAACCGATTGATTTCAGAAGGTatgtataactttttttaCGGAGTCGTCATCACTTTCTCTGCTCGTCGGCGAAGTTCACATTCACCGGTCGTATAGTGTCTTCGTCTCCTTCCTCGTGAAATTTGTTCATCACAGTCTCTACAGTCACCACCATAGGAGGTCGTACCGCCGGATCTTCGCCACACCATTAATTTCTGCGTTCTCTCTTCTCAATTCGCCGCCGATCTCTCTGAGCGTAATTACCAAATCGTGCTTAGGTATGTCATCAAATCTTGTCTCACACCTTCCAATTCATCTCCATGCACTAATTCATTAAGTAATTAGTCAAGGGTTTAATTCAAACTTTATGGTTAAATCGACGAGAGTGCTGATGTTTTGGGGTTAGGGTgtgaagaaaattatattgattctctctctctctctctcctgcTAATTAGATCTCCTTCTCCTAGAAACTGCTGTGAGGATCGATCTCGATTGATCATGGAAAGTCCTGGAAGAAAAGTTTTGTATGAGATACGTCATCATGCTTCATTGCCTTATGTTCCTAGAtatcctcctcttcctcagGTACAAGATTCATCATTGCTTATACAATTTAGTGTTTTACTTATATCTTACGCTTTGATCCGCTGTCCAAGTTTAGGCAGATGGAACTAATTCGAAAGGAGGACTTCGGTCACTTGT includes:
- a CDS encoding 3'-5' exonuclease domain-containing protein, producing METNLKIYLVSSTDSSEFTHLKWSFTRSTIIALDAEWKPQHSNTSSFPTVTLLQVACRLSHATDVSDVFLIDLSSIHLPSVWELLNDMFVSPDVLKLGFRFKQDLVYLSSTFTQHGCEGGFQEVKQYLDITSIYNYLQHKRFGRKAPKDIKSLAAICKEMLDISLSKELQCSDWSYRPLTEEQKLYAATDAHCLLQIFDVFEAHLVEGITVQDLRVINVGLQEILTESDYSSKIVTVKLCKATDVIRSMSENGQNIANGVVPRKTTLNTMPMDENLLKIVRKFGERILLKESDLLPKKLKKKTRRRVASSTMNTNKQLVCSADWQGPPPWDSSLGGDGCPKFLLDVMVEGLAKHLRCVGIDAAIPHSKKPDSRELLDQAFKENRVLLTRDTKLLRHQDLAKHQIYRVKSLLKNEQLLEVIETFQLKISGNQLMSRCTKCNGKFIQKPLSIEEAIEAAKGFQRIPNCLFNKNLEFWQCMNCHQLYWEVSHLPHLLPLCIIVLERVYLVSKNHLVHLC
- a CDS encoding 3'-5' exonuclease domain-containing protein (3'-5' exonuclease domain-containing protein; FUNCTIONS IN: 3'-5' exonuclease activity, nucleic acid binding; INVOLVED IN: nucleobase, nucleoside, nucleotide and nucleic acid metabolic process; LOCATED IN: intracellular; EXPRESSED IN: 8 plant structures; EXPRESSED DURING: 6 growth stages; CONTAINS InterPro DOMAIN/s: Protein of unknown function DUF82 (InterPro:IPR002782), Polynucleotidyl transferase, ribonuclease H fold (InterPro:IPR012337), 3'-5' exonuclease (InterPro:IPR002562); BEST Arabidopsis thaliana protein match is: Polynucleotidyl transferase, ribonuclease H-like superfamily protein (TAIR:AT1G56310.1); Has 1807 Blast hits to 1807 proteins in 277 species: Archae - 0; Bacteria - 0; Metazoa - 736; Fungi - 347; Plants - 385; Viruses - 0; Other Eukaryotes - 339 (source: NCBI BLink).) — encoded protein: METNLKIYLVSSTDSSEFTHLKWSFTRSTIIALDAEWKPQHSNTSSFPTVTLLQVACRLSHATDVSDVFLIDLSSIHLPSVWELLNDMFVSPDVLKLGFRFKQDLVYLSSTFTQHGCEGGFQEVKQYLDITSIYNYLQHKRFGRKAPKDIKSLAAICKEMLDISLSKELQCSDWSYRPLTEEQKLYAATDAHCLLQIFDVFEAHLVEGITVQDLRVINVGLQEILTESDYSSKIVTVKLCKATDVIRSMSENGQNIANGVVPRKTTLNTMPMDENLLKIVRKFGERILLKESDLLPKKLKKKTRRRVASSTMNTNKQLVCSADWQGPPPWDSSLGGDGCPKFLLDVMVEGLAKHLRCVGIDAAIPHSKKPDSRELLDQAFKENRVLLTRDTKLLRHQDLAKHQIYRVKSLLKNEQLLEVIETFQLKISGNQLMSRCTKCNGKFIQKPLSIEEAIEAAKGFQRIPNCLFNKNLEFWQCMNCHQLYWEGTQYHNAVQKFMEVCKLSE
- the ATXR6 gene encoding TRITHORAX-RELATED PROTEIN 6 (ARABIDOPSIS TRITHORAX-RELATED PROTEIN 6 (ATXR6); CONTAINS InterPro DOMAIN/s: SET domain (InterPro:IPR001214), Zinc finger, PHD-type, conserved site (InterPro:IPR019786), Zinc finger, PHD-type (InterPro:IPR001965), Zinc finger, FYVE/PHD-type (InterPro:IPR011011), Zinc finger, PHD-finger (InterPro:IPR019787); BEST Arabidopsis thaliana protein match is: ARABIDOPSIS TRITHORAX-RELATED PROTEIN 5 (TAIR:AT5G09790.2); Has 1807 Blast hits to 1807 proteins in 277 species: Archae - 0; Bacteria - 0; Metazoa - 736; Fungi - 347; Plants - 385; Viruses - 0; Other Eukaryotes - 339 (source: NCBI BLink).); protein product: MVAVRRRRTQASNPRSEPPQHMSDHDSDSDWDTVCEECSSGKQPAKLLLCDKCDKGFHLFCLRPILVSVPKGSWFCPSCSKHQIPKSFPLIQTKIIDFFRIKRSPDSSQISSSSDSIGKKRKKTSLVMSKKKRRLLPYNPSNDPQRRLEQMASLATALRASNTKFSNELTYVSGKAPRSANQAAFEKGGMQVLSKEGVETLALCKKMMDLGECPPLMVVFDPYEGFTVEADRFIKDWTIITEYVGDVDYLSNREDDYDGDSMMTLLHASDPSQCLVICPDRRSNIARFISGINNHSPEGRKKQNLKCVRFNINGEARVLLVANRDISKGERLYYDYNGYEHEYPTEHFV